The sequence GCACATTTACTGCCTGGTTTAAAGATTTTGTATTAAGATCATTTTGAAGATAGATTATAATCCCAAAAAAGGTTAATTTAAAGTCAATATAaacaaaattaataaatgaaaaatgaaaataaaaagcagacaaAGAACCGATTTTAAGATGTGAGACTGAAAGCACCAGGTAGCAGACTGAACAAGACTTCATTTGCACCTGACTTTCTCACACTAGGTGAAAACCTGATATTAAATTATtaccttttttttgtcatttttaactcttggaataacaatgaaataataaaaataattaaacatgaaGTATTCAGTTGAACTTTTGGGTTGGTGAAAGGAGAAAACATCAGGGGAAAAGGTTTCCtattatttaaagctccagtgagtagttttcagtttgtgttgattttggcgccccctgtggacaaagtgttgaTGTTAACTCTGTACCAAATTTTTGTGTACATGTGGAAGTTGTATTAACTGACAATAAATCTCACCCTGGGTCATTTTCATGCTCAAATCAGGAGTATCTACCGTGAACATTGTTAAAAAAGGCCTTTTTGGTAGCATAGGGTTAATTAGCTtaactgacacctaccccccgcCAGTGCTTTTAGACATTACAAATCACTGTTTAGGAATAATCAGTCCTTCCACTGATGGTCTTCTTTGCATATTTAGGTCATAACGAGGCGTCAGTgttaacttcagtctgttttgtaaacagataaaaactcctcactggagctttaaatcccTGAACACAGTAAAGGAGTCTATAAGGCCCCACATGACTGGAGATGATTGGTCATGACTAACACAGGCCACAAACCTTCATCTGTGACGTCATCTTTCCCATAACCTCATCAGTGTCATATCATCATCATGCTATGAATCATAAACAttatcttcatcctcctcatcactgTCAGTCATCATCACTTtgatccttcctcctcctcctcctcctcctcctcctaatcAACAAAATGGCTGTCAGAGTGGCTGCCTCTGCGCATGCTCAGCGCACCTCTGCCAGGGAGGGCAGGGCAGGTATCTTCCCTCCGCAGCCCGCAGCCTGACACACTCTCCGGGCTTCAGATGCAGCATGAGGCGGCAGGAGGAGCGAGGAAGCACCGACTGATCAGAGCCTGCAGCCCGCCTCAGAGTGCTCCTAacccggctgctgctgctgctgcgaggACCCCACTGGACTCTTGGAGGGGACTTTATTGATCCTGCACGCGGCTGGAGCAGGCTGAGACGCCGCCCCGCACACAGGTGAGAGGGGGGGGGAACTTCAGACACCTCCAGGTGCTGAGACCCGGACCTGCGCGCGGCTTTACGCACACTTTGGGAGAGTTATGGATCTCTGGGGGGAGCCGGGAGTCTGAGCCCCTCTAAACCCGAGGATCTGGACTAACTGGACTTCAtcatctttctcctcctcacagcTTCACGTGCCTACAATGTTCCACCACAGCAATAACAAGAAATGCTTCACCATCGAGTCTCTGGTGGGGAAGGACGCGCTCAGCCACAGCGGCTCCGGGGACGAACCCATCCGGCCCACGGCGCTGCGCTTCCCGGACTCCCTGCACCCCGCAGGGGTCTTTGGGTCCTGCTTCCAGGGGGGCAGCGGCAGGACTCTGTACTCCGCAGGGCCGGACATGGTGCTCCAGGACCCCGGGACGCACGCACAGAGCCCCGGAGCGCTGCCCCTGCACCCGCTGCAGATCCCCGCGCAGAGCTTCTTCAGCGCGCAGCACCGCGACGCGCTCAGCTTCTACCCGTGGGTGCTGCGGGGCCGGTACCTGGGACACCGCTTCCAAGGTGAgctcagaggagggaggaggggggggctgCTTAAAATACCAGGGGTTTCATTTCGATCTGTCCTCTTCAGCTGCTCTCATTCAGACACTTTGGACGcttctgtttcatttattttgcagtttttattaaatcactctgaatgctgtttttaaattacACCAAGGAAATGACACCAGAAATATTGAACTAATATTTATCTTTATCtcaaattcatttattttatttatttatgtaacctttatttaaccaggtgagttaattgagaaccaattctcatttgcaataacgacctgggcgagaaggcgacagaggtggcatgacaataaataaaagacaaaacaaaaaacagagaggacatacagagaaacctggttttgtattttctttatcttgctcatattatttctaacatgtttGACATTAATCAGTCATGTGGAGTTTGTTATTAATAATCAGGAGGGAGGGGGTCAGTTTAAAATATCAGCTCTATGTGAGGGATTTCATTTCGATCTGTCCTCTCCAGCAGCTCTCATTCAgacacttttatttcatttatttagatttctttttcagtttttattaaatctcttaatgctgtttttaaataacacCAAGGAAATGACACCAGAAATATTGAActtatatttatcttttatattttctttatcttgctcatattatttctaacatgtttGACATTAACCAGTCCATGTGGTGTTAGTTATTAATAATCAGTTTGTGAGTCATTATAGATTATAGTTTGATTTTCGGcctgtttacacacattcaTTATTTGCTCGttgctgcagaggagaggatgagctCGCGTTTTTAAATCTGTCTGCGGAGTGATTTCTTGACTCCACGCTCAgacacatttaaattaatattatttctaataagtctttttttttataaactggCAGCACTTTCCCTCTTTTATCCGTTTATTCTGATcgtttttctccctctgttcaTCCGGATTAATTAAGACTTCTCACGTTTTCTGAGGAAACAatcaccccccctcctctcctctcctcacccctttactccctcctccccctcctcctcctcttcctcctctttaatGAATCATAActataattaatttaaaatcatGTCAGGATTAATGCGCGTCATTTCACctcatatatatttaacatttgcttttctgtgacctctgacctttttaATAATAATCCCATGTAGTTTTCTGAACAGGCCTGtgcttaaataaataagatacaatataaaGTCTGGATTTtaggccttcaaaataaaacatctgctCTCTTTAAAGTGATCACAGTTTTTTGAATATATCACCGATACACAAACCATCAATTTTTGAACTTACTCTCTGAATTGTCTGCTTAATTCTGAGTTTaataaaacctcttttattttcatttttaatttaactcgTCTCACTTTCtcctaaatgaagacacattatgaaaattgatttaatatgaatttaaataatttttcttcattgtttaaaaatgtatggaAGCTGATAATAGTTTTTAAATGTCCTACCTGTGTCCTCGTGAAGACAAATGAAAGTTTTATgagctttatttaatttaatagaAGAAGAATCAGGCCGCAGCGTGTTTTCACTTCCGGTCAGGTTATTATTTcagtcattaaaacatttaaatatttctgaTTGATAATATGTGAAGGTgaacacctttaaatacttacTCAGGTGTGTGATTTTAAGGCAGCAGGTGAGTTCTCTTTCATATAAAACCAGCTGAATGTTTCCTTCTTGACTTCCGGGTTCTTCAGAAAGTTTTTATTGCCGCCAAAACTTTTTTTAAGCCAAACGCGCCTGATCAAAAAACATCGTttcttattaatatttttattttctgctgatttattaattattgattattttatcaaatttagAGGAAGCCAGAAAGGACACAAAATAATAAGTCATTAATAATTGTGTTGATTTGTTGGAGAAATCTGGTTTAAGATCACCTAAAGGTTAAAATCTGAGgaggcataaaaacaaacaaacaccggAAACGAACTTTTATTAATCAAATGActcatgaattattttattattattatgaatactTAAAATCTTAATCTAATCAACAGCTTTGACAGAATGTTTAATTATTAACCGCCTGTTTGAATATAATCGATCAAACACTCGATCAGAACACGAATAATAACTTctgtaaaaatattaataaaacgGAAATAAAGAAACTAAATCAATAACAATGATTCAttgataaagtaaaaaatatataaattagataaatataTATGCAGTACATTGATaaccaaacattttaaaaatacagagtAAAAAGTGAAGAACTGattaaaacagaagaagaagaaaaagagacaggaagtgattttattttatggtcTTATCTTTTTAATTGTACAGTCGTCTTCACGGTCACTTCTTCATCAAACCAACAGAGCtgatatttaaaataacacattcaCTTAAATTCTGGAGTAAATACAAAGCTGAGGTGTgaagagtttatttttaaacagctctcttcttctactcttaAATTCATGTGACAGCTTCACGTGTTTTACAAATGAATATATTtagacacagaagaagaagagagatcaTCAGAGctgaagttttttttacattttagataGTTTAAACTAATCACTGCTAAATGAAAATTAGAGCAAAATCTATCTTATTTAAAATCAACTGAGAGGAAATTTGGGAGAactttttgttgaatttttcccttcaaatatttgtgttgttcAGGTTTTTAGATTTAGTGTTTTGCTGCGTTTCCTCTGAAgacatttgactttatttttacaaaccAAATAATAAATGGAATAATAAGAGGTTTAGAATAATTCCAGATGAATCCAgattaaaaatattaattttgagTGTTTAATGAAATCAACCtaaaaacaactacaacagttaaatctgctttttctgtgaatctTAATAATTTCATAGAAGAATTAACAACATGGACATTTTTACTTTACACACCTTTTCCTCACactgtattttttacagtgtagattttgtcaaatttttgtaaaaaaaaaaaaaaaaaaaaataagaaacctgaaaatgaaaaaatcaaactttaaaGTCTCTGATGATcttcctgacctttgaccctggaCTGTGATGTCACTACCTTACCAAGCACACCTGTCAGAGCTGATGAGTCAATCAAACAGGTTTAAGTTCAGttcaaacaaactttatttacacAGCAGTCACAACACAGACGGTCTGTCCGTGGTCGCGTCGTCAGGATGTTTCGACTTGTtcgagtttgtttttgttttaactgaAAAAATCAAGTCCGCTGCTGccaaatgttttaatatttatcattcaataattcaataATCCACCtaatattttctatatttactGACAGATGTCTGTATATATAACATGTCAAAAAAAGTTGAATCCCACCAACACAAAGGTCTTTATAAAGCGAAGACTCTTATTTCAAATAATCatttaatattgtatttaaaatttaaaatttcatCAAATAAAGGCCTAAGTTTTATTCAACCTTTTTCTCATTTCTAATTGTGCAAAATAATAACTAATAACAAGATAATGATATTTTTGCACTTTTCACCTCTTGCACATATTACAATTTCTATTTTGATGTCAACatagttattttaaaattataacaaaatgtgcttcaaaataaaatttgtgAGTCTCAAATTTCTATTGATTCAAAATTTAGCTTTCCATAAAAAATACACTTAAAATTGTGTTTATATAAAACATTTCGTAGAGTGGATCAAAGTGATAACGACAtcttgtaaaacaaaaaatgcaaagaGCTACAACTGCACCAGATCAGCAagttaataattatttttttatatcaattaaaaataaaataaatgaagccaattaaagataatgttaaatatgtttataaaaaGGTAAATTATGTGATtattaaatgtatgaaatgttgaTTATGGAGTCATTCTTAAACAAGCTGCttgaacattataaacaatCATTCAGAGAAACATTAACGTCCGCTCCGTCAGCTCGAGAAGCTTCACTCTTTGTTTCAATAAGAACAACATGTGAGTGTATCAACCTGTGGCGGCGGACCCTGAAGAGGCCGCAGCGTTTCTGTCAGAGGGTCCCAGCAGGAGTCAGAGGCTAATCACTGCTTGTCGTCTCAGCGGGAGGCCTGTAGATACCTGTCAgggcttaaacacacacacacacacacacacacacacacacacacacacacacacacacacacacacacacacacacacacacacacacactctgctcttCACTCGACAGATTAAAGGCTTGTGGATCTTTTGTGTGACGGCTGTGAAAACATTCAGACTCGGTGTGAATGTTagcttctgtgtgttttaagtttaaaagaTTTGAAACTCTTCTGAGGTTTGGAAACTTTTGATCGCAGGGAGTGAAGTGAGACCTCcggataaatgttaaaacatgctTTATCTTTAAGGACGAGCAGGCAGACGTACTGGTTCCCTCTTCATGTGAACTAAACCGTTTCAGATATTAGTTTGAGTCTGTGGTGGACTGAAGTGTAATGTTTGAAGCTGCgaggtgcattgtgggtaatgtgTGATAAactgcttgttgttgttgtgatcatTGGAAAGTGttattgttcttatttattaataatacGACTGAAGAAGCTGTTTGTGTGAAACTTTAAAGTCCAAGATGGACTTCCCCGAGAGGACGATACAGTGTATCATATCATAGTCTGTCGTATCGAATCGTATCGTATTGAACAGAACTTTATCGTATTACAACATGTTATATTGTGCGTGTATCAAATTGTATCGTGTCTCGGAAATTGTATCAAGTTGGATCCCTTAGGTACGATACGATTTAATTTGACGGTGTGTTACGTAATATCAGGATCTTATCATATCTACGACACAGAAGCACCAAAAAGACgtgatttaaacattttattttttctgttttctcgaGGACAATCTCGAGGACAGCTTCTGTACGAAACTtaaaaggagcacatttatacGTATGCTAACTAAGTAACTTCAGGTGATAGGAACGGCCTGTTATCAGCtcctttaattattattattgtctcaAAGAACGAGCTTTGTTCTCTGGATAAAACAAGATGAATGATGTCATTAACACGAGACAAATAAGTCGAGATCTCGAGataaaggagaaaataaaatgtatgtcatcacgtccttttagggcttccgtactaGAGTATCAAATGGACTCATATTGAAGCTAtcgtattttattgtatcaaaTTGTATCGTTTCGTTTCACATATTGTATCATAGTCTGTCGTATCGAATCAATTCAAAATGTATCAAAGTga is a genomic window of Notolabrus celidotus isolate fNotCel1 chromosome 8, fNotCel1.pri, whole genome shotgun sequence containing:
- the emx3 gene encoding empty spiracles homeobox 3, whose amino-acid sequence is MFHHSNNKKCFTIESLVGKDALSHSGSGDEPIRPTALRFPDSLHPAGVFGSCFQGGSGRTLYSAGPDMVLQDPGTHAQSPGALPLHPLQIPAQSFFSAQHRDALSFYPWVLRGRYLGHRFQDK